A single window of Dermacentor albipictus isolate Rhodes 1998 colony chromosome 1, USDA_Dalb.pri_finalv2, whole genome shotgun sequence DNA harbors:
- the LOC135902317 gene encoding carboxypeptidase N subunit 2-like gives MSTTMSPSHPRARRWRRPAETVAELPLLLLLSLGAVANAFCPMRCVCNDDKLTVQCAGAALDVIPITLNPEIRELHLTRNNIRNIMSAFSVYQQLKFLDVSYNQLRTLGADNFPLPELKVLVLDSNSVAELEANTFRGLRTLLELQMRRNALTYVPSRAFHDMRSLERLDISHNQVTRIDPDAFVGLHRLKSLILRDNKLSHVPTPAFHHIPHLLALDLGMNSIPTVVDNAFSHLVRLRELNMDRCSTAILEPGAFSSLVSLATLRLQDNAFVAFPTDALSDLHRLEELHFGRNSVRSLTEDNFRALENLKRLFIVRSEYLDNINERTFSQCLQLEQVVLEENRRLRYLSPGTFTNLRQLTRVSLRANGFESFHPDLLPWNQLSSFDLRDNPIVCNCSVIWLWDLLRSLDQTGNWTNVRCHSPTHLSRELLRSLSHYDLDCDGRTRRNILIVGLSTTAIFAIVVLALVLWYRRKVSSVLKKQLDNASLHDPHLGQFHKSESSMALPPAAHVTYNGKFKPTPLAYI, from the coding sequence ATGAGCACTACCATGAGTCCGAGCCATCCGAGAGCCAGGAGGTGGAGACGGCCGGCTGAGACGGTGGCCGAGCTGCCGCTGTTGCTTCTGCTGTCGCTGGGCGCCGTGGCGAACGCGTTCTGCCCCATGCGGTGCGTCTGCAATGACGACAAGCTCACCGTGCAGTGCGCAGGCGCCGCGCTCGACGTCATCCCTATCACGCTGAATCCCGAGATTCGCGAACTGCACCTGACGCGCAACAACATCCGCAACATCATGTCCGCTTTCAGCGTGTACCAGCAACTCAAGTTCCTCGACGTGTCCTACAACCAGCTGCGGACTCTGGGAGCAGACAACTTCCCGTTGCCCGAACTCAAAGTGCTTGTACTAGACAGCAACTCGGTGGCCGAGCTAGAGGCCAACACTTTCCGAGGTCTACGGACCCTCCTAGAGCTGCAAATGAGACGCAACGCGCTGACTTACGTGCCGTCCAGAGCATTTCACGACATGCGCAGCCTAGAGCGACTCGACATATCGCACAACCAGGTCACCAGGATAGACCCGGACGCCTTCGTCGGACTTCACAGGCTCAAATCGCTCATCCTGAGGGACAACAAGCTCAGTCACGTGCCGACGCCCGCTTTCCACCACATACCGCACTTGCTAGCGCTCGACCTCGGAATGAACAGCATCCCCACCGTTGTCGACAACGCCTTCAGCCATCTGGTCAGGCTGCGAGAGCTTAACATGGACCGCTGTTCCACGGCTATCTTGGAACCGGGCGCCTTCTCCAGCCTCGTTTCACTCGCCACTTTGAGGCTCCAAGACAACGCCTTCGTTGCGTTTCCGACTGACGCGCTTTCCGATCTGCATAGACTCGAAGAGCTGCACTTTGGCCGTAACAGCGTGAGGAGCCTCACTGAGGACAACTTCAGGGCGCTCGAAAACCTCAAGCGTCTTTTCATCGTACGCTCTGAGTATCTGGACAACATCAACGAGCGCACCTTCAGCCAGTGTTTGCAACTCGAACAGGTCGTGCTTGAAGAGAACAGACGACTGCGCTACCTGTCTCCGGGAACATTCACAAACTTGCGCCAGCTCACCAGAGTTAGCCTCAGGGCTAACGGCTTCGAGTCTTTCCACCCGGATCTGCTTCCCTGGAACCAGCTGTCCTCATTCGATCTCCGAGACAACCCTATAGTGTGCAACTGCAGCGTCATCTGGCTGTGGGACCTGCTGCGCTCGCTCGACCAGACGGGCAACTGGACCAATGTCCGCTGCCACAGCCCGACTCACTTGAGCCGCGAACTGCTGCGCAGTTTGTCGCACTATGACCTGGACTGCGACGGTCGCACGAGGCGGAACATCCTCATCGTGGGACTCTCGACCACGGCCATCTTCGCCATCGTGGTCCTGGCTCTAGTGCTGTGGTACCGGCGAAAAGTGTCCAGCGTCCTCAAGAAGCAGCTAGACAACGCTAGCCTTCACGACCCGCACCTGGGGCAGTTTCACAAGTCGGAAAGCTCCATGGCTTTGCCGCCTGCGGCGCACGTCACCTACAACGGGAAATTCAAGCCGACGCCCTTGGCGTACATCTAG